A part of Streptomyces sp. NBC_01451 genomic DNA contains:
- a CDS encoding AAA family ATPase: MITRPMDPERARWVGTGIPPRLRGITLNDVEEMGPSHPQALANARAYVDQFRGQQDKNWKGLPTNPNIFGQGLMFAGPPNTGKTTLAAAVLCELRRRWNVSVYYSRFPAHVDRKIALLKAGGDANPEEVSRMTYSVERVEWADVVLLDDVGQEHTTSTGYAEDTLSELLRQRFDEGLPTLITTNLGGSEWAQRYSKPLRSFMDRCTRRTVFVGEVTRRAAV; this comes from the coding sequence ATGATCACGCGCCCCATGGACCCCGAGCGCGCCCGCTGGGTCGGCACCGGCATCCCGCCCCGCCTGCGCGGCATCACCCTCAACGACGTCGAGGAGATGGGCCCCAGTCACCCCCAGGCCCTCGCGAACGCCCGCGCCTACGTCGACCAGTTCCGCGGCCAGCAGGACAAGAACTGGAAGGGCCTGCCCACCAACCCCAACATCTTCGGCCAGGGCCTGATGTTCGCCGGCCCTCCGAACACGGGGAAGACCACGCTCGCCGCCGCGGTCCTGTGCGAGCTGCGCCGCCGCTGGAACGTGAGCGTCTACTACTCGCGCTTCCCGGCCCACGTGGACCGCAAGATCGCGCTGCTCAAGGCCGGCGGAGACGCCAACCCCGAGGAAGTGTCGCGCATGACGTACTCCGTCGAGCGCGTCGAATGGGCCGACGTGGTCCTCCTCGACGACGTCGGGCAGGAGCACACCACCAGCACGGGATACGCCGAAGACACCCTCTCCGAGCTGCTGCGCCAGCGCTTTGACGAGGGCCTGCCCACCCTCATCACCACCAACTTGGGCGGCAGTGAGTGGGCGCAGCGCTACTCCAAGCCCCTGCGCTCCTTCATGGACCGCTGCACCCGCCGGACCGTTTTCGTCGGAGAGGTCACGCGGAGGGCAGCGGTGTGA
- a CDS encoding DnaB-like helicase C-terminal domain-containing protein gives MSTIEEEVISYIALTGDLEKVTQARITADHFLDPANRKVFQDIVNFRADYGEPPTPEVIVRDHPNFTFHEDSSGPLDYLIRELHEARRRVIIDLGLDAVAEALDKNGSEAALPLLRMMLAHATTTSATSREIDYAATGTDRLALYRQARDNPDQLLGIPTGFRFLDKVTLGVQPQQMIVLTGLAKSCKTTVMLGMTRSAYDYGARPLLISFEMPYAEIARRLDGFLAQVNPKKLQTGDLSPREWRALEAALKDPLGDQPYIVTEDRAGVMTLTGIQAKIDQLSPSVVFVDGAYFLFDEVSRESGTPLALTNISRGLKKLALNNNLPVVVTTQSLSHKVGAKGLTVNSLGYTSAWGQDADLVVGMEATDEDFCYRMKVLASRNAPPQENLISISWDPPAFEEEDVEDELPY, from the coding sequence GTGAGCACCATCGAAGAGGAGGTGATCAGCTACATCGCCCTCACGGGGGACCTGGAAAAGGTCACCCAAGCGCGCATCACGGCTGATCACTTCCTCGACCCGGCCAACCGCAAGGTCTTCCAGGACATCGTGAATTTCCGGGCGGACTACGGGGAGCCGCCCACGCCCGAGGTCATCGTGCGTGACCACCCGAACTTCACCTTCCACGAGGACTCTTCCGGCCCCCTCGACTACCTGATCCGGGAGCTGCACGAGGCCCGCCGGCGGGTCATCATCGACCTCGGCCTGGACGCGGTCGCCGAGGCCCTCGACAAGAACGGCTCCGAGGCAGCGCTGCCGCTGCTGCGGATGATGCTCGCGCACGCCACCACCACCTCCGCCACCTCCCGCGAAATCGACTACGCCGCCACCGGCACAGACCGTCTGGCCCTGTACCGGCAGGCACGGGACAACCCGGACCAACTCCTCGGCATCCCCACGGGCTTCAGGTTCCTGGACAAGGTGACGCTGGGCGTTCAGCCGCAGCAGATGATCGTGCTGACCGGCCTGGCCAAGAGCTGCAAAACCACGGTCATGCTCGGCATGACCCGCAGCGCGTACGACTACGGCGCCAGGCCGCTGCTCATCTCCTTCGAGATGCCGTACGCCGAAATCGCCCGGCGCCTCGACGGGTTCCTCGCCCAGGTCAACCCGAAGAAACTCCAGACCGGTGACCTCAGCCCCCGCGAGTGGAGAGCGCTGGAAGCGGCACTGAAGGACCCGTTGGGTGACCAGCCGTACATCGTCACCGAGGACCGCGCCGGCGTCATGACGCTGACCGGTATCCAGGCGAAGATCGACCAGCTCTCGCCCAGCGTCGTCTTTGTCGATGGCGCGTACTTCCTTTTCGACGAGGTCTCCCGTGAGTCGGGGACACCTCTCGCGCTGACGAACATCAGCCGCGGCCTGAAGAAACTCGCGCTGAACAACAACCTTCCGGTCGTCGTCACCACCCAGTCGCTGTCTCACAAGGTCGGCGCCAAAGGTCTGACCGTGAACAGCCTCGGCTACACCTCCGCCTGGGGCCAGGACGCAGACCTGGTCGTCGGCATGGAGGCCACCGACGAGGACTTTTGCTACCGCATGAAAGTCCTGGCCTCCCGTAACGCACCGCCCCAGGAAAACCTCATCTCCATCTCCTGGGACCCTCCCGCGTTCGAGGAGGAAGACGTTGAAGACGAACTCCCCTACTGA
- a CDS encoding toprim domain-containing protein, with protein sequence MKTNSPTDVWAQLAAYSNPVPADVAGAMGRLGVEVLREVSGDDSTEFLARCPAHLALTGKADRRPSFSVNSRSGLFNCFSCGYSGAFVDLVEDTLGFARVEAWHWIARHGVYRTRHEDQPERKEPEERITEAALALFVPPPPEALAKRRLTAEACAAFGVLWNPGRGHWILPIRNPMTGELWGWQEKGKRFFRNYPKGILKSRTLFGDFAWHGPTALLLESPLDAVRAHSLGIEGAFASFGAHVSEMQMRLIKARCTTLVLGLDNDSAGNTSRDRLYQRWRPRGLPMRFLDYAGTPAKDLGDMDDEAAKSAYAGAHYPWRRRR encoded by the coding sequence TTGAAGACGAACTCCCCTACTGACGTCTGGGCGCAGCTCGCCGCCTACTCGAACCCCGTCCCGGCCGACGTCGCCGGCGCGATGGGCCGGCTCGGTGTCGAGGTACTGCGGGAGGTGAGTGGGGACGACTCAACGGAGTTTCTTGCTCGTTGTCCCGCCCACCTTGCTCTGACCGGGAAGGCGGACCGCCGGCCGTCGTTCTCGGTCAACTCCCGTTCGGGGCTCTTTAACTGCTTTTCGTGCGGGTACTCCGGGGCGTTCGTCGACCTGGTGGAAGACACCCTTGGGTTCGCGCGGGTCGAGGCGTGGCATTGGATCGCACGCCACGGCGTATACCGCACACGCCACGAAGATCAGCCCGAGCGCAAGGAGCCCGAGGAGCGGATCACTGAAGCTGCGCTTGCGCTTTTCGTGCCCCCTCCCCCCGAGGCCCTTGCCAAGCGGAGACTGACCGCCGAGGCGTGCGCCGCCTTCGGTGTGCTGTGGAACCCGGGGAGGGGGCACTGGATTCTTCCAATCCGCAACCCCATGACAGGCGAGCTGTGGGGCTGGCAGGAGAAGGGGAAACGGTTTTTCCGAAACTACCCAAAGGGAATTCTGAAGTCTCGCACCCTTTTCGGTGACTTCGCGTGGCACGGCCCCACAGCCTTGCTGCTGGAATCACCGCTCGACGCCGTGCGCGCCCACTCGCTGGGCATCGAAGGGGCATTCGCATCCTTCGGCGCGCATGTCTCCGAGATGCAGATGCGGCTCATCAAGGCCCGCTGCACGACGCTCGTCCTGGGCCTCGACAACGACTCGGCCGGCAACACCTCGCGCGACCGGCTCTACCAGCGCTGGCGCCCGCGCGGACTGCCGATGCGGTTCCTCGACTACGCCGGAACCCCTGCGAAAGACCTGGGCGACATGGACGACGAGGCGGCGAAGTCCGCCTACGCCGGCGCCCACTACCCGTGGCGCAGGAGGCGCTGA
- a CDS encoding DEAD/DEAH box helicase produces MFTGTLHPYQHDGVNRILSDRRLLVAYSMGTGKTVMAIAALEEMLGRGDIRRIVILVPSSLKFQWAQAIAAFTDAPKRTLKVRGAKLTVPTEDVCVIVNGPPAKREQQWERAQHADYVIASYGAVLHDWKHLCAVWADALVLDEATAIKNFAAQTTKRIKKLRPPVRVALTGTPVENRPEEVFSIMEWVNEKILGRWDLFDKSYINRNWFGGVTSYKNLDLLHRNLSKAMIRKSRLDPEVAKYLPAVTETTHAVQLDKTTKAVYKAILLDLQQAMDELAEAGQELDVAAYYAGVRPEAGFGAQGKVMARIQAARLLLDHPQLLMDSAVAYHETKAEGSEYAAQFAASRTDLPDLNHSPKLNALDDLVAVMVDEGAKVAIFTDYRKMLPYLSERLEKHGDLVHFHGQLTADKKAAALAKFKTDPDCRIFLSTNAGGYGLDLPEVQYLINYDLPYSNGLLAQRNTRHVRASSTFERVHVVNLVVENSIEERVQATLRLRQNLSQAVIDGRGTHSIDMDVESLSDHIGNSF; encoded by the coding sequence ATGTTCACCGGAACCCTGCACCCGTACCAGCACGACGGCGTGAACCGGATTCTGTCCGACCGCCGCCTCCTAGTCGCCTACTCGATGGGCACCGGCAAGACGGTCATGGCCATCGCCGCACTGGAAGAGATGCTCGGCCGCGGCGACATCCGACGCATCGTCATCCTCGTGCCCTCCTCCCTGAAATTCCAGTGGGCCCAGGCCATCGCCGCGTTCACCGACGCCCCCAAGCGCACCCTCAAGGTCCGCGGCGCCAAGCTCACGGTCCCCACCGAGGACGTGTGCGTGATCGTGAACGGCCCGCCGGCCAAGCGCGAGCAGCAGTGGGAGAGAGCCCAGCACGCGGACTACGTCATCGCCTCCTACGGCGCCGTCCTGCACGACTGGAAGCACCTGTGCGCCGTCTGGGCCGACGCCCTGGTCCTCGACGAGGCCACCGCCATCAAGAATTTCGCGGCCCAGACGACCAAGCGCATCAAGAAACTCCGGCCGCCGGTACGCGTCGCCCTCACGGGAACTCCCGTGGAGAACCGGCCCGAAGAGGTCTTCTCCATCATGGAGTGGGTCAACGAAAAAATCCTCGGACGCTGGGACTTGTTCGACAAGAGCTACATCAACAGGAATTGGTTCGGCGGCGTGACCAGCTACAAAAACCTGGACTTGCTGCACCGCAACCTGTCCAAGGCGATGATCCGCAAGTCGCGTCTGGACCCCGAGGTCGCGAAGTACCTGCCGGCCGTCACCGAGACAACCCATGCGGTCCAGCTCGACAAGACGACCAAGGCCGTCTACAAGGCCATCCTCCTCGACCTCCAGCAGGCGATGGACGAGTTGGCGGAGGCCGGCCAGGAGCTGGACGTCGCCGCCTACTACGCCGGCGTCCGCCCCGAGGCCGGCTTCGGGGCCCAGGGCAAGGTCATGGCGCGCATCCAAGCGGCCCGGCTGCTGCTGGACCACCCACAGCTCCTCATGGACTCCGCGGTCGCCTACCACGAGACCAAGGCCGAGGGATCGGAGTACGCCGCCCAGTTCGCCGCCAGCCGTACCGATCTGCCCGACCTCAACCACTCCCCCAAGCTGAACGCCCTGGACGACCTGGTCGCCGTCATGGTCGACGAAGGCGCCAAGGTCGCCATCTTCACGGACTACCGGAAAATGCTGCCCTACCTGTCCGAGCGGCTCGAAAAGCACGGCGACCTCGTCCACTTCCACGGCCAGCTCACCGCGGACAAGAAGGCCGCCGCGCTGGCCAAATTCAAGACGGACCCGGACTGCCGGATCTTCCTCTCGACAAACGCCGGCGGGTACGGCCTCGACCTTCCCGAGGTGCAGTACCTCATCAACTACGACCTGCCCTACAGCAACGGCCTCCTGGCCCAGCGCAACACCCGGCACGTGCGCGCCAGCTCGACCTTCGAGCGGGTACACGTGGTCAACCTGGTGGTGGAGAACTCCATCGAGGAGCGGGTGCAAGCCACGCTCCGGCTGCGCCAGAACCTCTCCCAGGCCGTGATCGACGGCCGCGGCACCCACTCCATCGACATGGATGTGGAAAGCCTCTCGGACCACATCGGAAATAGCTTCTGA
- a CDS encoding DNA polymerase, whose product MQLITDTVQLEDAIAHFRNQDGFAFDVETTGAHRGVPAVNEVVWISLATNGRTVVIPMGHPNGYHLLRKATRRKNKRTGEWEHLAAEWEEPPPQLRPSTVFDALEELLFSERMKVAHNAPFDLLSVAKYYKGKYPPPPYGDTIVGAWMLNENRPIGLKSLDKERWNLVYDLEEVGRCIEKHGFGTVADYAYMDAASTWLQWLKIRPGITAEGLEDMWALEMDVLACLLHMGSAGVPVDIKALEQLRASLRERMTQCEGDVYRAAGKVFNIGSTPQKQRILYEEQGLRPRKLTKKGAPSTDAEALEPYKGRNDVVDAILSYQEVSKILSTYVEGYLGNPEDDKPTQIFGGRIYPILKQYGTVTGRFSSSRPNVQNWPRAETEWGKAIRDLIDPLEGFCLLVADYAQIEQRILAHFAGKGALWQGFWDGVDAHTATAAAVFGVAPEDVTKQMRQVAKAIAFAINYGAGPQKVADMSHTTLRRAKQILAEHERQFPEVYAYKKRLLRTVRSRRPEPYLRTLLGRKRRLPDLLSHDHGRRGKAERQVVNSHIQGSNADITKLALVRLNKSRLPGMQILLTVHDEIAAMCPVDIAEEGAKVLHDAMAGPDMQLLSVPVTTDVKICNRWSEAK is encoded by the coding sequence GTGCAGCTCATCACCGACACTGTCCAACTCGAAGACGCCATCGCCCACTTCAGGAACCAGGACGGTTTCGCATTCGACGTCGAAACCACCGGCGCGCACCGCGGAGTGCCGGCCGTCAACGAGGTCGTATGGATCTCGCTCGCCACCAACGGCCGCACCGTCGTCATTCCCATGGGGCACCCCAACGGGTACCACCTGCTGCGGAAGGCGACCCGGCGGAAGAACAAACGCACCGGCGAGTGGGAACACCTCGCCGCGGAGTGGGAGGAGCCGCCACCACAGCTCCGCCCCAGCACCGTGTTCGACGCCCTGGAGGAGCTGCTTTTCTCCGAGCGGATGAAAGTCGCCCACAATGCGCCCTTCGACCTCTTGAGCGTCGCGAAGTACTACAAGGGGAAATACCCCCCGCCGCCGTACGGGGACACCATCGTCGGCGCGTGGATGCTGAACGAGAACCGGCCCATCGGTCTCAAGTCCCTCGACAAAGAGCGCTGGAATCTGGTCTACGACCTGGAAGAGGTCGGCCGCTGCATCGAGAAACACGGCTTCGGCACGGTGGCCGACTACGCGTACATGGACGCGGCCTCCACCTGGCTCCAGTGGCTCAAGATCCGGCCCGGCATCACCGCCGAGGGCCTGGAGGACATGTGGGCCCTGGAGATGGACGTCCTCGCCTGTCTCCTCCACATGGGCTCGGCCGGCGTCCCGGTGGACATCAAGGCCCTGGAGCAGCTCCGCGCCTCGCTGCGCGAGCGCATGACTCAGTGCGAGGGGGACGTCTACCGGGCGGCCGGCAAGGTCTTCAACATCGGCTCAACCCCGCAGAAGCAGCGCATCCTCTACGAGGAGCAGGGTCTGCGCCCGCGGAAACTTACGAAAAAGGGCGCCCCGAGCACCGACGCCGAAGCCCTGGAGCCGTACAAGGGCCGCAACGACGTGGTCGACGCGATCCTCTCCTACCAGGAGGTCTCGAAGATCCTCTCCACCTACGTGGAGGGCTACCTGGGCAACCCCGAGGACGACAAACCGACCCAGATCTTCGGCGGCCGGATCTACCCCATCCTCAAGCAGTACGGCACGGTCACCGGCCGCTTCAGCAGCTCCAGGCCCAACGTGCAGAACTGGCCCAGGGCGGAGACCGAGTGGGGAAAGGCCATCCGCGACCTGATCGACCCGCTCGAAGGCTTCTGCCTCCTGGTCGCCGACTACGCCCAGATCGAGCAACGCATCCTGGCGCACTTCGCGGGCAAGGGTGCGCTCTGGCAGGGGTTCTGGGACGGCGTCGATGCGCACACCGCCACGGCCGCCGCCGTGTTCGGCGTGGCACCCGAGGACGTCACCAAGCAGATGCGACAGGTCGCCAAGGCGATTGCGTTTGCAATCAACTACGGCGCCGGCCCTCAAAAAGTCGCTGACATGTCCCACACCACGCTGCGCCGCGCGAAGCAGATCCTGGCCGAGCACGAGCGCCAGTTCCCCGAGGTCTACGCCTACAAGAAGCGCCTGTTGCGCACGGTTCGCTCGCGCCGGCCGGAGCCGTACCTGCGCACGCTGCTGGGCCGCAAGCGCCGCCTGCCCGACCTGCTGTCGCACGACCACGGCCGCCGCGGAAAGGCGGAGCGCCAGGTCGTCAACAGCCATATCCAGGGCTCGAACGCGGACATCACCAAGCTGGCCCTGGTGCGCCTGAACAAGAGCCGCCTGCCCGGAATGCAGATCCTGCTCACGGTCCACGACGAAATCGCTGCCATGTGCCCGGTGGACATCGCGGAAGAGGGCGCCAAGGTGCTGCACGACGCGATGGCTGGCCCCGACATGCAGCTCCTTTCCGTGCCCGTTACCACGGACGTGAAAATCTGCAATCGCTGGAGTGAAGCCAAATAA
- a CDS encoding WhiB family transcriptional regulator — protein sequence MGIRAVINAPDWSPKHHRGEAKCRDESLTPSRRRDIFFSDESFALDVCNGTYDGAICPRRAECLHVAMVNRENYGIWGGMTPEARLALRMRYPAMPERWTWHPPSGDVTPEQQETQWPHAS from the coding sequence ATGGGAATCCGCGCCGTCATCAATGCCCCGGACTGGTCCCCCAAGCACCACCGCGGGGAAGCCAAGTGCCGCGACGAGTCCCTCACCCCCAGCCGCCGGCGCGACATCTTCTTCTCCGACGAGTCCTTCGCCCTCGACGTGTGCAACGGCACGTACGACGGCGCCATTTGCCCCCGCCGCGCCGAATGCCTCCACGTCGCCATGGTCAACCGCGAGAACTACGGCATCTGGGGCGGCATGACCCCCGAAGCCCGGCTCGCCTTGCGCATGCGCTACCCGGCCATGCCTGAGCGCTGGACCTGGCATCCGCCCAGCGGCGACGTCACCCCCGAGCAGCAGGAGACCCAGTGGCCCCACGCGTCGTGA
- a CDS encoding stage V sporulation protein S yields the protein MQTQPAEVKEKEFRVKSVTPPPELGSAIAHAIKSGHQVVLKAVGAGAINQSVKAIPIAQSFVSSFGTRLIEEITFFRSKTPEGEILGISIRVMGT from the coding sequence GTGCAGACTCAGCCCGCCGAGGTGAAGGAGAAGGAGTTCCGCGTCAAGAGCGTGACTCCGCCTCCAGAGCTTGGCTCCGCGATTGCCCACGCAATCAAGTCCGGCCATCAGGTCGTCCTCAAGGCCGTTGGCGCCGGCGCCATCAATCAGTCCGTGAAGGCTATCCCCATCGCCCAGTCGTTCGTGTCTTCCTTCGGAACGAGGCTGATCGAGGAGATCACCTTTTTCCGCAGCAAGACTCCGGAAGGCGAGATCCTGGGCATCTCAATCCGCGTGATGGGCACGTGA